In one Sphingobacterium daejeonense genomic region, the following are encoded:
- a CDS encoding RagB/SusD family nutrient uptake outer membrane protein, protein MKNIFLAIALMASTGWMTSCSKMDLDLVPEDYFASGSFWKNEEQVSGAMKGLHAQLRNNQSTFWTLGELRGGTLRDGTGFTGTSSLSSANIIIQDLRESATGISGWAGLYAPIFQVNNFIYQVNNASYLSDDKKAYYLGQAHGIRAFYYFHLFRTYGRIPLVTEPLVAINTPSSAESAYTARTKTEKESLDFIKEEINKSVSSFGDDFSIKDQKGQWSLAASQMLKAEVYLWSAKVSIDGSAPTATQQDLQTAKTAVEAVIPKFSLQSSFENVFNSASVAANKGNNEIIFAIRYLTGEAANTLFPYFIYAPADVLSGFVDDKGNSIDGDPLKIASSGTILRYEYKYDLYQLFDAADQRANFTFLNFNKGDLHAVVLRKYLGTFQNDIRVYTDDYPIYRLADAYLLLAEIKNKLNQDPTAEIMMVRNRAYQGNAPQFVNGSFESNEIAIFYERSKEFVAEGKRWYDLRRMQDGNGRPLVFRKDLNLVGVLENNDSQKHKILWPIDLGTLSADPKLTGDQNPGYSGT, encoded by the coding sequence ATGAAAAATATATTTTTAGCGATCGCATTAATGGCATCTACGGGTTGGATGACATCATGTAGCAAGATGGATTTGGATTTAGTTCCTGAGGACTATTTTGCCAGTGGCAGTTTTTGGAAAAATGAGGAGCAGGTAAGTGGAGCAATGAAAGGCTTGCACGCGCAATTAAGAAATAATCAGAGTACATTTTGGACATTGGGAGAGCTTCGAGGCGGTACATTGCGTGATGGTACAGGTTTTACGGGGACATCTTCTTTAAGTTCTGCCAATATTATCATTCAGGATCTACGCGAAAGTGCGACGGGTATATCAGGCTGGGCCGGTCTTTATGCACCAATCTTTCAGGTGAACAACTTTATTTATCAAGTTAATAATGCTAGTTATCTCTCGGATGACAAGAAGGCTTATTATTTAGGGCAGGCACATGGAATCAGGGCATTTTATTATTTCCATCTTTTTCGTACATATGGTCGCATTCCTCTTGTTACAGAGCCTTTGGTGGCGATCAATACACCAAGTTCAGCGGAGTCAGCATACACGGCAAGGACAAAAACAGAGAAGGAGTCTTTAGATTTCATCAAAGAGGAGATTAATAAGTCTGTTTCTTCATTTGGGGATGATTTCAGCATTAAGGATCAAAAAGGGCAATGGTCTTTGGCCGCATCTCAGATGTTAAAGGCAGAGGTATATTTGTGGTCTGCGAAAGTTTCTATTGATGGATCAGCTCCAACAGCAACACAGCAAGATTTGCAAACCGCAAAAACAGCAGTTGAGGCCGTAATCCCTAAATTTTCTTTACAGAGTTCATTTGAAAATGTATTTAATTCTGCAAGTGTAGCAGCAAATAAAGGTAACAATGAGATCATATTTGCTATCCGTTACTTAACGGGAGAAGCAGCTAATACATTATTCCCTTATTTTATTTATGCACCGGCAGATGTTCTCTCGGGTTTTGTGGATGATAAAGGCAATAGTATTGATGGTGATCCATTGAAGATTGCATCCAGTGGTACGATTTTAAGATATGAATATAAATACGATCTGTATCAATTGTTTGATGCAGCGGACCAACGTGCTAATTTTACCTTCCTAAACTTTAATAAAGGAGATTTACATGCGGTTGTCCTAAGAAAGTATTTAGGAACATTCCAGAATGATATTAGAGTATATACGGATGATTATCCAATTTATCGTTTGGCAGATGCCTATTTACTATTGGCAGAAATTAAGAACAAATTGAACCAGGACCCGACTGCTGAAATCATGATGGTTCGTAATAGAGCTTATCAGGGAAATGCTCCACAGTTTGTAAATGGTTCCTTTGAGTCGAATGAAATTGCTATATTTTATGAGCGTAGCAAAGAATTTGTGGCTGAAGGAAAGCGATGGTATGATTTGAGAAGAATGCAAGACGGTAATGGCAGACCATTAGTATTCCGAAAAGATTTAAATCTAGTCGGCGTATTGGAGAACAATGATTCTCAAAAACATAAGATATTATGGCCAATTGATTTAGGCACCTTATCCGCAGACCCTAAACTTACAGGAGATCAGAATCCTGGTTATTCAGGAACATAA